TGCAATATTCTGCCTGTTTTGTCCTTCCTGTTGAGGATTCGATGGAAGGAATATTTGATGCTCTAAAACATCAGGCCATAATTCACAAAACAGGTGGTGGTACTGGGTTTTCATTTACTAGACTTAGACCATCTGGATCGTTAGTCAAAACTTCATCTGGTACTGCATCTGGGCCAATATCGTTTATGAGAATATTCGATGCCGCTACTAACGAGGTTAAACAAGGTGGAAAAAGAAGAGGTGCAAATATGGGAATTTTAAGGGTTGACCATCCAGATGTTATGGAATTTATCCATTGCAAAGAAGAGGGGGGTATTACAAATTTCAACATATCAGTGGCGATTACAGACAAGTTTATGGAGGCTTATAGAAATAACGAGGACTATGAGCTTATAAATCCAAAAACAAAAGAGGTTGTTGGAAAACTATCAGCCAGAGTTGTTTTTGATGAGATTGCTGACGGTGCTTGGAGGACAGGAGACCCTGGATTAATTTTTATAGACAAGATAAACCAAAGTACTGCAAACCCTGTTCCAACAATTGGAGATATTGAAGCAACCAACCCCTGTGGAGAACAACCTCTTTATCCTTTTGATGCTTGTAACTTGGGCAGTATATTTTTAACTTACTTTGTAAAAAATGGTGAGGTAGACTGGGATGGAATAAAAGAGATATCAAGACAAGCAGTTAGATTTTTGGACAACGTCATTGAAGTTAATCCGTATCCACTAGAGCAGATAAGGAATACAGTTTTTGGTATCAGAAGAATTGGACTAGGAATTGGAGGTTGGGCCGATATGCTTCTTGAGCTTGGAATTCCTTATGACAGTGAAGAAGCCTTAACTCTTGCAGAGCGTGTTATGAAAACAATTAACGATGAGGCAGTTTCTGAGACAGAAAGACTTGCTAAAGTAAGAGGAGCCTTCCCAATGTTTGAGGGGTCAATTTATAAAGGGACAACTCCCAGAAGAAATTCAACAGTCACTACAATTGCACCTACTGGTACGATATCAATAATTGCAGGTAGTTCTTCAGGTTGTGAACCGCTTTTTGCAATTGCTTTTCAACATATAGTTAAAGATAAGCATTTGGATAGAAAGTTAACTTTTGTTAATCCAAAATTTGAAGAAGTTCTTAAAAAAGAAGGTATTTGGAGTCAGGAGTTGATGGACAAAGTCGGAGCGAAAGGTGTTGTCAGAAATATTCAAGAAATTCCAGAAAAAATAAGAAATATTTTTGGTACGGCCCAAGAAATTACCCCTACTTGGCACATAAGGACACAAGCAGTTTTTCAAAAACATACAGAGAATGCAGTGAGTAAGACTATTAATTTAGACAATTCCGCGACAGTTGCAGACATTAAAAATGCCTATCTTGAGGCTTGGGATACAGGGTGTAGGGGTATAACTGTCTTTAGGGATGGATGCAAAGATGTTCAGGTTTTAAACTTGGGTACAAAAAACGATACTGTAAAGACTGATGTAAACACAAACACCCAACAGGAGGTTGAGCCAATAAGACAACGTCCTTATAAAGTAACTGGTTCAACGTACAGGATGCATACTCCAGTGGGGACAGCATTTATAACAATTAATGAAGATGAGAACGGTGACCCATTAGAAGTCTTTGTGAACGTTGGCAAAGCTGGTTCTGATGTTGCTGCTATGGCAGAAGCCTTAGGTCGTACTATTTCAACCGCCTTAAAATTTAGAGGAAATGTTTCTGCAAAAGAAAAAGCAAGAGAATTTGCAGACCAACTTTCAGGAATTGGTGGAAGAAGGTCAATTGGATTTGGTCCAACAAAAATAAAATCTCTTCCAGATGCAGTAGCTGGTGCGTTATCTGTTCATTATGATTTTGGTATAAATGGATACCACAACAGCCCAAATGTTTTTGGCGTAAATGACTCAAAAAAAGAACCAGTAAGTGAAGTAATTGCATCAATTCCATCAACCACAAAAGAACAACAAGACACTTTGTTTCTTCATGCTACAAAAGAAAAAGTTGGTGATATCTGTCCAAGTTGTGGAGCAGGAGCATTAGTTTTTGAAGAAGGGTGTAGTAAATGCCACGCCTGTGGACATAGTGAATGCTAAAGTAAACTTGCGAAACCAGAATTTGATAGAATAACTCCATGTCAGTATATACAAAAACAGGGGATAAAGGGAAAACTGGAACCTTTGGTGGGAAAAGAATTTCAAAATCTTCCAAGTTAATTCAAGCCATAGGGGCAATTGATGAACTAAATTCATACCTTGGTATTGTGGGTGGTTTAACGGAAGTACAAAGAAACTTGTTTACTGTTAACTCAATTCTATCTGGCGCCAAGCTTACACTTCCAAAAGATGCGGTTAAAAAATTAGAAAAAGAAATAGATAGAATGGAAGGGGCAATGCCAGTTCTTGCCAATTTTATAATCTATTCTGGAACACCAAGAGCCACTAAAATTTATTACGCTAGAGCACTTGCGCGTCGTGCAGAACGAATGCTAGTTTCTGCTTCAGATACTAAACATCCAAATTTAGACAAACTTGCCTACTTAAATAGACTTTCAGATTATCTCTTTACCCTTGCCCGCTACACCAATTTCAAACAAAAGACGAGAGAAGAAACTTGGAAAATAGTTTAGCTTCTGTTGTGATATTATTAATTCATGGGACTACTGCCTGAAAGAGAACCAATAAAGAATAAGTATGAGAATCCTGATGAAGCTTCGCCTTTAAACATAGAAAGGAAAGAGGTTGTAACTCCTGTTCCAACCCAATTTAAAGCTCAAGTTACAGATGATCAGGGTAATAGTGTAATTAAAACACCAGAGTCTGAAAAAGTTGACATAGTTATTCCTGCTTCTAACGAAAAAAGTCTTGAGGTTACTATCAAGGGGGATAAAAGTGAATCTTCTGTTTGGTCTGCAGGTTATTGGCTTAGAATTTTTAAAAAGGCAGTTTATTTTAGTTGGAAGATATTATTCGATGGAGGTAAACAATGATCGTATCTGATTTAAATACAATTTTTGCATTCTTGATACTAATTTTAATTTTAGT
This bacterium DNA region includes the following protein-coding sequences:
- a CDS encoding vitamin B12-dependent ribonucleotide reductase gives rise to the protein MTKKQIKNKLLKFEDYKAPTYEKIRKEIDKKVGLKPNLPQDLPKGDWTEQALKVLGERYLVKDNNLNPIESPEDMIWRVAWDVASSEARWGATKKDVMKSAREFYNLMVSRKFLPNSPTLMNAGTGNGLQYSACFVLPVEDSMEGIFDALKHQAIIHKTGGGTGFSFTRLRPSGSLVKTSSGTASGPISFMRIFDAATNEVKQGGKRRGANMGILRVDHPDVMEFIHCKEEGGITNFNISVAITDKFMEAYRNNEDYELINPKTKEVVGKLSARVVFDEIADGAWRTGDPGLIFIDKINQSTANPVPTIGDIEATNPCGEQPLYPFDACNLGSIFLTYFVKNGEVDWDGIKEISRQAVRFLDNVIEVNPYPLEQIRNTVFGIRRIGLGIGGWADMLLELGIPYDSEEALTLAERVMKTINDEAVSETERLAKVRGAFPMFEGSIYKGTTPRRNSTVTTIAPTGTISIIAGSSSGCEPLFAIAFQHIVKDKHLDRKLTFVNPKFEEVLKKEGIWSQELMDKVGAKGVVRNIQEIPEKIRNIFGTAQEITPTWHIRTQAVFQKHTENAVSKTINLDNSATVADIKNAYLEAWDTGCRGITVFRDGCKDVQVLNLGTKNDTVKTDVNTNTQQEVEPIRQRPYKVTGSTYRMHTPVGTAFITINEDENGDPLEVFVNVGKAGSDVAAMAEALGRTISTALKFRGNVSAKEKAREFADQLSGIGGRRSIGFGPTKIKSLPDAVAGALSVHYDFGINGYHNSPNVFGVNDSKKEPVSEVIASIPSTTKEQQDTLFLHATKEKVGDICPSCGAGALVFEEGCSKCHACGHSEC
- a CDS encoding cob(I)yrinic acid a,c-diamide adenosyltransferase gives rise to the protein MSVYTKTGDKGKTGTFGGKRISKSSKLIQAIGAIDELNSYLGIVGGLTEVQRNLFTVNSILSGAKLTLPKDAVKKLEKEIDRMEGAMPVLANFIIYSGTPRATKIYYARALARRAERMLVSASDTKHPNLDKLAYLNRLSDYLFTLARYTNFKQKTREETWKIV